One window from the genome of Elaeis guineensis isolate ETL-2024a chromosome 5, EG11, whole genome shotgun sequence encodes:
- the LOC105045300 gene encoding aspartic proteinase CDR1-like, with protein sequence MVSKHPLHLFIFLLFLPFWSSAKDTINSGFNVEVIHRDSPLSPFYDSSTTPFHRFTEAARRSLVRSRSHRSPFASTSSIESIVHPDTAEHLMKFSIGTPPVPVLVVIDTGSDLVWSRCKPCIDCIGRSVPLLDPQHSSTYTELSCGSPRCKALDASACDKGPKCNYTYGYGDGSSTSGVFSTETLTFDTTDGGTFSIHDVAFGCGHNNSISFNDHLYGLAGLGRGSYSLISQLGPNIGGKFSYCFVPFQENTSTSIMSFGDQAVIKGNGVVSTPLLGEDSGTFYFVILEHISVGGTMLEVPPPKASGTGNMFIDSGTTLTLIDSKIFQQLKQALNTAVKLPPTTDPGKTFLCYNATSRDGFPTITFHFAGNADLVLHPLNAFTEPSPDGLVCLVMLPTDGMPIFGNTVQQNFHVSYDLVGKKVSFKPTLCSKVSK encoded by the coding sequence ATGGTCTCCAAGCATCCTCTTcatctcttcatcttcctcctctttctACCATTCTGGTCTTCGGCAAAAGACACCATTAATAGTGGCTTCAACGTCGAAGTCATCCACCGCGACTCCCCCCTCTCTCCATTCTACGATTCTTCTACAACTCCTTTCCACCGCTTTACGGAAGCTGCCCGACGTTCTCTCGTCCGCAGCCGCTCCCATCGCTCCCCATTCGCATCCACCTCCTCGATCGAATCCATTGTCCACCCAGACACTGCGGAACATCTTATGAAGTTCTCCATAGGCACTCCCCCAGTGCCAGTCCTCGTCGTGATAGACACAGGAAGCGATCTTGTCTGGTCTCGATGCAAACCTTGCATTGACTGTATTGGTCGCAGCGTCCCTCTCTTGGACCCTCAACATTCCTCCACCTACACAGAGCTCTCCTGTGGTTCTCCTCGGTGCAAGGCTCTTGATGCCTCAGCTTGTGACAAAGGGCCCAAGTGCAATTATACATACGGATATGGTGACGGATCCTCCACATCTGGAGTTTTCTCAACTGAGACATTGACATTTGATACGACAGACGGGGGCACCTTCTCGATCCATGACGTCGCATTTGGATGTGGGCACAACAACTCCATCAGCTTCAACGATCACTTATATGGACTTGCCGGCCTTGGACGCGGGTCTTATTCACTTATATCTCAACTAGGCCCCAACATTGGAGGAAAATTCTCCTACTGCTTTGTGCCATTTCAAGAGAACACATCGACGAGCATAATGAGTTTTGGCGACCAAGCCGTGATTAAAGGCAATGGTGTTGTCTCGACACCACTCCTTGGTGAAGATTCTGGCACTTTCTATTTTGTGATTCTCGAGCACATCAGCGTCGGAGGCACGATGCTGGAGGTTCCACCACCCAAGGCTTCAGGCACTGGGAACATGTTTATTGACTCAGGGACAACACTGACACTAATCGACTCCAAAATTTTCCAGCAACTGAAACAAGCCCTCAACACAGCTGTTAAGCTACCGCCAACCACAGACCCCGGCAAGACCTTCTTGTGCTACAATGCAACATCTCGAGACGGATTTCCGACAATCACGTTCCACTTTGCCGGTAATGCTGATTTGGTCTTACACCCGCTAAATGCATTCACTGAGCCATCACCGGACGGGTTGGTCTGCCTTGTCATGTTGCCAACGGATGGCATGCCAATTTTTGGGAATACAGTTCAGCAGAACTTTCATGTGTCCTATGATTTGGTGGGAAAGAAGGTGTCATTTAAACCCACTCTGTGCTCCAAAGTTTCAAAGTAG